The Roseimicrobium gellanilyticum sequence GAACATTTCCCGCAACTGCGTTCTTGCGATGTAACGGAAGATGGGACGGATGAGGTAGCGGCCACCACCTACGATCAACGCCACTGCACCAAAGGTGAGCAACGCCTGCTGCCAGCCTGGGAGCCCCTCCGCGAGGCTGTGGCCACTCCCGTGCTCGGCATGCGGAACCGCTGCGCCCACATGGCTGGAGAGCAGTGGCAGTACCGCGAGCAACGGAATGACCGCGAGATCCTGGAACAGCAGAATGGCGAAGCTCGCTTGGCCGGCGCTGGTCTTCATGAGCCCCTTCTCCGCGAGGGTCTGCAGCGCGATGGCCGTGGAGGACATCGCCAGGATGAGGCCCGCCGCGATGGCTTGTTTTCCGGGATACTGCATGAGCCACCCGACCAGGGCGATGACCGCGCCCGTGCCCAACACCTGGGCGCCGCCCATGCCCATCACCGGACCACGCAGACGCCACAGCAGCTTGGGCTGAAGCTCCAGCCCCACGAGGAAGAGCATCATCACCACGCCGAACTCGGCGAAGTGCATCACGTCCTGGCCCTCCTTGCCAATGAATCCCAGGACAAAGGGGCCAATCAAGGCTCCGGCGATCAAGTAACCCAGCACCGAACCCATCCCCAGCCGTTTGGCCACGGGCACAGAAACCACGGCGGCAAGCAGGTAGATGAATGCCTGGGCGAGGAAGGTCTCGAGATGCATGCGGGTCTAGAGCTCCAGGTTCAGGCATTCTGCCGCGGCCAGCTCCGCGGGATCGAGGCGCCCATCGCGCAGACTTTCCAGCAGAGTCCGATATTGTCGCGCATGATTGTGCAATTCCAGATCACCTACTCGAAACGAACTGTGTACGACGAGTGGCGGGAGGAAGGTCATGCCACACAGCATGGCCGTTTGTTCCAGTGGGGCGAGGAGCTGGCGGATGGTGTAGCGATTTTGCCCCGAGCAGCAGTACGCCTCCGCACTCCCACCGGTGCTCATCACGTGCATCCAGCACTTGTCGCGCAGTGCGGTGCCATCTTTCCCATAGGCCCAGCCGTGTTCCAGCACCAGGTCCTCCCATTGCTTCAGAATGGCGGGCGTGGAGTACCAGTAGAAGGGATGCTGGCACACAATGATGTCATGCTCGGTGAGCAGCTTCTGCTCATGTGCCACGTCGATATGGAAATCCGGATACGCCTCATACAGGTCGTGAAAGGTCACCCCTTCCACGCCACGCACGGAGTCCGCCAGCGCCCGCTGGATACGCGAGCGACGCAGGCGCGGGTGCGCGAAGAGAACCAGGATGCGTTTCATGAAGGGACGGAGGGATGTCCGGAGATTTGATGCGTCCAAAGCAGCGGTGCGAGTCGATCCTCTGGGGCGTTCTTGTCTCTTGTCAAAGACAAGGCCATTGAGCAAGCTTTGAACCATGAAAACTCGCCACTTCCTCCTCGGGTGCGCCCTTACTGCCGCCCTGTCCGTTTCTGGTATGATGAAAGCCCAAGCGGAAATCAAGGAGGGACCGGTGGAATACAAGGCCGG is a genomic window containing:
- a CDS encoding NAD(P)H-dependent oxidoreductase, encoding MKRILVLFAHPRLRRSRIQRALADSVRGVEGVTFHDLYEAYPDFHIDVAHEQKLLTEHDIIVCQHPFYWYSTPAILKQWEDLVLEHGWAYGKDGTALRDKCWMHVMSTGGSAEAYCCSGQNRYTIRQLLAPLEQTAMLCGMTFLPPLVVHSSFRVGDLELHNHARQYRTLLESLRDGRLDPAELAAAECLNLEL